The sequence ATGTTATCAGGCAATTTATAAGCCTGACGCACACCTTCGTTGATCATCTCGTCGAGGCTCATGGTCGCGCCGTCCCAACGTACATCCATGCCCACACGAACAAATACAGTCACGATACCGGTGTCTTGGCACAGTGGGCGATGGCCAGTGGCGCTCATGCGTGAGTTAATCAGGATTTGCGCGATGGCATCTTTAGCTGATGCAGACTCTTCACGTAAATAAGCCTCGTGCATGGCTTGAATAAAGTCGAGCGGGTGGTAATAAGAAATAAACTGTAAGGCGTCGGCAACGCTTTGGATCAAATCATCTTGCTTAATAACGGTCATGAAACGCTCCTCTAAAGTGAAGGGAACATCAAGTGCTTTTAACCAGCAGACTCGGTGTGGATGTGCAAACAATGGATGCGCTAAAACAGGCTTAACGCACAGTGCATGTGCTTTTTAAGTCATTAAGTATAGCGCGCATCACGGCCAGACGAACAGTCGCGCGTTATCGACTATGGTGGCAAAAAGGCCGCTAGTGGGTGTTGTTGGTCTTTTTCCAGCCACAGCTGGTTGACCCACTCTTGAAACTCAGCACGGTAGGCCATGTCTTGATCATAGCTTTGCCCAATAAACTGCTTGGGAATCGGCACGACCTTTACACGCATAACAATGTGCTTGATTTGTCCGCTCAGTAAGTCCCAGAGTTTGGGGCGGCCTTCAGGATAATGCAGGGTGACGTTGACCAGGCCGTGTAGCTGCTCGCCCATAGCATCTAGGACAAAGGCGATGCCACCGGCTTTGGGCTTGAGTAAATGCGTAAAGGGAGAGTTCTGCTGGTCATGTTTTTCAGGGGTGAAGCGTGTGCCTTCGAGAAAGTTAAAGACCGATACAGGATTGGTTTTATAACGTTCACAGGCTTTGCGCGTAGTGGCTAGGTCTTGCCCTTGTTTCTCTGGATGCTTTTCTAGGTAGGCTTTGCTGTAGCGTTTCATAAATGGAAACTCCAGCGCCCACCAGCAGAGGCCAATCACCGGCACCCAAATCAATTCCTTTTTTAAAAAGAACTTGAGGAAGGGTAGGCGACGGTTGAACTGGTACTGCAGTACCAAGATATCCACCCAGCTTTGGTGGTTGCTGGTTACCAGCCAAGAATGGGTCATATCGAGCTTTTCTAGGCCTTTAACGTCCCATTTAATCGGTTGCACCAGGCGCATCCAAAATGAATTTACCGAAATCCAAGATTCAGCAATCCAGTGCATAGCAAAGCGCAGGCTGCGTTGCATGGGCGCGAATGGCAAAATTAGTTTTAGGACTGCGAAGAAAAATAGTGGCCAGCACCAAAACAGTGTATTTAGCGCCAGTAATAACGAAGCAAGTATGCCTCTAAATAAAGGAGGGAAACCATGCAACATAGAAGCAATACCTTAGAATAATGCGCTGAGCGCAGCAGAAATAGATGCTGTTTTATGGTTATGGTTATCGTTTCTGCGTAGGAGTGCAAGTACTGCGTGAGACTTTAGAGTCACTGCGAAAGCTGCGGCAGTGACTCTAAATATCGGTGTTACTTAGGCATGTTCGCCGCTTGGATCGCAGTCAGGGCAATGGTGAAGACGATATCGTCAACCAAAGCACCGCGTGACAGATCGTTTACCGGCTTGCGCAGGCCTTGCAGCATTGGGCCAACGCTGATCACGTTAGCGCTGCGCTGTACAGCTTTGTACGTGGTATTACCGGTGTTCAAATCGGGGAAGATAAACACGGTAGCACGACCAGCAACCAAGCTGTCTGGTGCCTTTGAGCGACCAACACTTTCGATACTGGCTGCGTCATATTGCAGTGGGCCGTCAATGGCCAGTTCGGGTTTGATTTCACGTGCAATGCGCGTGGCTTCGCGCACCTTTTCAACTTCAGCACCGGTGCCAGAGTCACCGGTTGAGTAGCTGATCATCGCAACCCTAGGGTCAATACCAAAGGCCTGCGCTGATTCGGCACTTTGCAGTGCGATTTCAGCCAGTTGAGTTGCATCCGGATCAGGGTTCACTGCGCAGTCACCATAGACCAATACTTGATCAGGCAGCAGCATAAAGAATACGGATGACACCAAATTGTAGCCCGGTGCAGTTTTGAGCAGCTGCAAAGCAGGGCGGATGGTGCTGGCAGTGGTGTGTACCGCGCCAGATACCAAACCGTCCACTTCGTCTTCAGCCAGCATCATCGTGGCTAAGACAACAGTGTCTTCCAATTGCACAGCTGCTAATTGTGGTGTCAAACCTTTGCTTTTGCGCAGTTCAACCATCGGTGCAATAAAGCGCTGACGGATGGATGCGGGATCAATGATTTCTAGGTCAGCTGGCAGCTCAATGCCTTGCGCTTTGGCGATGGCATGCACTTCTTCAGGTTTGGCGAGCAGTACGCAGCGAGCAATGCCGCGTTTTTGACAAATAGCCGCTGCTTGAATGGTGCGTGGCTCATTGCCTTCGGGCAGAACAATACGCTTATTAGCAGCTTGTGCGCGCTTAACCAGCTGATGGCGGAATGCAGGCGGTGACAACAACAGCTCGCGCGTGGTTTCGCAACGCGCTGCTAGCCAGTCTTGATCCAAGTAGCCGGCAATGTAGTCAGTGACGGCTTTGGCGCGCTGTGTATCACTGATCGGGATGCCTTTGTATAAGCGCGTCAAGTTATAAGCGGTATCGTATGAGCCCGTTGGCACGCTCATCACTGGTAAAGCGCCTTGCAGTGCACGTTCACCAATATCCATAATGACCGGGTTGGGTGTTAGGTCGCCGGTTAACAGTAAGCCAGCCAGCAGTACGCCGTTCATTTCGGCCAAGCTGGTGGCCAAAATAATATCGTCACGGTCGCCAGGGCATACCACTAATACGCCTGGTTGCAACAAAGGCACAATGTTGGCCACAGTGCGCGAGCATAAAATGACTTTCTGTACGCGACGTTTTGTAATATCACCGGCGTTGTGCACTTTGGCTTTTATCAGCTCAGCAAAGTCGCTGGTGCGCGCATTGTTGAGCTCATCGTTCTTAGCAATGCAGCCAATAAGGTGCAAATCACCTTTGCGCAATGCCGGTAGGTGGCTTTTTAGGCGCTCAACAAAGCCTGCAAGCGGTGCATCTTCGACTTTGTTGATAATGACGCCAAGAACTTTAGGGTCTTTAGTGCCACCAAACAGCTGAGCTTGCATTTCAATGCGGTCTGACAGCTCGTTGAGGTCACCGCTGCTGGGTGCGCTGACAAGAATAACTTCAGCGTCTAAAGTCTTAGCGAGATAGGCGTTGATCCGCTCAGCGTAGTTAGCCTGACGTGATGGCGTCATACCTTCAACGATAATGATGTCGTATTCAGCCTGAATCTGTTGATGCATGCTGACGATTTCTTCCATCAACTCATCGAGCTGGCCATTGCCAATCATGCGCTCAACATAAGCTAAAGACAGTGCTTTGGGTTGGCTAATACCGTGGGTGGCTTGCATCAGTGCGCTTGAGCGCTCTGGGCCAGTATCGTCAGGGTGTGGCTGCGCAATGGGTTTGAAAAAACCAACTTTCAGGCCTGAGCGCAATAAAGCTTGGACAACGCCCAAGCTGATTGAGGATAAACCAACACCGAACCCGGTTGGGGCAAGTAAAAAAGTATGCATGAAGCGGGCGTCCTGTATTAAGCGTTAGCGTCGATCAAAGCCAGTGTTTCAACAGCAATTTGACGTTCTTCGTTGGTCGGAATAACCAGTACACGCGGGTGATTGTCAGCACTGATAATGCCGCCTTGCCCACGAATACACTTCAAGTTTGCTGCATCGTCAAGTTTGAAGTTGAGTAAGCGCATGTAATCTAGAGTCTTACTGCGTACAAGACTGGCGTTTTCACCAATACCGCCGGTGAAGATTAGACCATCTAATTTAGGTAGGGCGCAGCCCATACCGGCCAGGGACTTGGCTAAGCGGTAGCAAAACACTTCAATTGCTAGGGTGGCGCGTTCATCACCTTTTTCGCGAGCTTCAATCAGGGTGCGCATATCATTAGATAAGCCAGAGAGGCCTAACAGGCCGCTTTCTTTAGTCAGCATGGTTTCAACACGCTGAGCATCCCAACCTAGCGTACGTGCTAGGTGATTGTGTAGGCTTGGATCAACATCACCACTGCGAGTGCCCATGACTAAGCCTTCCAGCGGTGTTAAACCCATGCTGGTATCTAGGCTTTCGCCGTTAACAACAGCGGCAGTCGAGCAGCCGTTACCAAGGTGAGCGGTAAGCCAGCAGCTGTCTTCTACCGGCAAGCCAGTCATTTCAGCAGCTTTACGGCTGACATACATATGGCTGGTGCCGTGGAAACCATAGCGACGCACATGGTGATCAGTGTACAGGTGCTCAGGCACCGCATAACGATAAGCATGGGGCGGCATGGTTTGGTGGAAAGCAGTATCAAACACGGCAACGTGGGGTAACTCAGGGTACAGATCCATAGCCGCTTCAATACCAATCAATCCGGCAGGGTTGTGCAATGGAGCGAGTACTGCTGCGCGACGAACCACGTCAATCACTTCGGGGCTTAGCGATGAAGCTTCAGTAAAGTGTGCGCCACCATGGACCACACGGTGACCGATGCCTGTTAATTTACCGTCGCTGGCTTTTTGCACTAAAGGTAATAAGCGTGCAAAGGCGGCTAGGTGATCAGCGCCGTCTAACAAAGTGGTATGCTTTTCACCGTCCAGTTCCCAGTTCAAAACCGCATCGCTGCTGCCTAAGCGTTCTGCAAGTCCTTGGATAAGAAATTCTTCACTGTCTTCGTTAACCAGTGCAAATTTAATAGA comes from Pseudomonas sp. C27(2019) and encodes:
- a CDS encoding acetate kinase, with the protein product MSSRNILVINSGSSSIKFALVNEDSEEFLIQGLAERLGSSDAVLNWELDGEKHTTLLDGADHLAAFARLLPLVQKASDGKLTGIGHRVVHGGAHFTEASSLSPEVIDVVRRAAVLAPLHNPAGLIGIEAAMDLYPELPHVAVFDTAFHQTMPPHAYRYAVPEHLYTDHHVRRYGFHGTSHMYVSRKAAEMTGLPVEDSCWLTAHLGNGCSTAAVVNGESLDTSMGLTPLEGLVMGTRSGDVDPSLHNHLARTLGWDAQRVETMLTKESGLLGLSGLSNDMRTLIEAREKGDERATLAIEVFCYRLAKSLAGMGCALPKLDGLIFTGGIGENASLVRSKTLDYMRLLNFKLDDAANLKCIRGQGGIISADNHPRVLVIPTNEERQIAVETLALIDANA
- a CDS encoding acyltransferase; amino-acid sequence: MLHGFPPLFRGILASLLLALNTLFWCWPLFFFAVLKLILPFAPMQRSLRFAMHWIAESWISVNSFWMRLVQPIKWDVKGLEKLDMTHSWLVTSNHQSWVDILVLQYQFNRRLPFLKFFLKKELIWVPVIGLCWWALEFPFMKRYSKAYLEKHPEKQGQDLATTRKACERYKTNPVSVFNFLEGTRFTPEKHDQQNSPFTHLLKPKAGGIAFVLDAMGEQLHGLVNVTLHYPEGRPKLWDLLSGQIKHIVMRVKVVPIPKQFIGQSYDQDMAYRAEFQEWVNQLWLEKDQQHPLAAFLPP
- the pta gene encoding phosphate acetyltransferase, which translates into the protein MHTFLLAPTGFGVGLSSISLGVVQALLRSGLKVGFFKPIAQPHPDDTGPERSSALMQATHGISQPKALSLAYVERMIGNGQLDELMEEIVSMHQQIQAEYDIIIVEGMTPSRQANYAERINAYLAKTLDAEVILVSAPSSGDLNELSDRIEMQAQLFGGTKDPKVLGVIINKVEDAPLAGFVERLKSHLPALRKGDLHLIGCIAKNDELNNARTSDFAELIKAKVHNAGDITKRRVQKVILCSRTVANIVPLLQPGVLVVCPGDRDDIILATSLAEMNGVLLAGLLLTGDLTPNPVIMDIGERALQGALPVMSVPTGSYDTAYNLTRLYKGIPISDTQRAKAVTDYIAGYLDQDWLAARCETTRELLLSPPAFRHQLVKRAQAANKRIVLPEGNEPRTIQAAAICQKRGIARCVLLAKPEEVHAIAKAQGIELPADLEIIDPASIRQRFIAPMVELRKSKGLTPQLAAVQLEDTVVLATMMLAEDEVDGLVSGAVHTTASTIRPALQLLKTAPGYNLVSSVFFMLLPDQVLVYGDCAVNPDPDATQLAEIALQSAESAQAFGIDPRVAMISYSTGDSGTGAEVEKVREATRIAREIKPELAIDGPLQYDAASIESVGRSKAPDSLVAGRATVFIFPDLNTGNTTYKAVQRSANVISVGPMLQGLRKPVNDLSRGALVDDIVFTIALTAIQAANMPK